A genomic segment from Saccharicrinis carchari encodes:
- the porX gene encoding T9SS response regulator signal transducer PorX produces the protein MVDARKINILWVDDEIDLLKAHILYLVEKGFEVETANNGQDALAMVEEQHFDLIFLDENMPGLSGLEVLSKLKNLIPEVPVVMITKSEEENIMDQAIGSKISDYLIKPVNPTQILLTIKKHVDQHRLVAEKTTSSYQTEFGKIGLKINDSYSFADWAEVYKQLVYWEIELEDTKGEMDEVLKMQKTEANHAFVKFVKRNYIDWLNHADEHTPLMSHQLMKDVTLPLLEDGEKVVMLVIDNFRFDQWLMIKQEVLKSYRLEKEEIYSSILPTATQYARNSLFSGLMPAQIKEMYPEYWLDETSEGSKNQFEGELIGTFFKRFRQKINYSYQKVSNMESGKQLIDSYSNILNDDLSVVVFNFVDMLSHARTESKMIKELAYDESAYRSLSKSWFMHSVLKELLDRLENEKVKVIITTDHGTIRVKNPVKVIGDKETSTNLRYKQGRNLNYKSKEVFEITKPEEILLPKVNVSTSYIFATNEDFLAYPNNYNHYVSYYKDTFQHGGVSMEEMLIPYVLLSPKK, from the coding sequence ATGGTTGATGCGAGAAAGATAAATATACTTTGGGTAGATGACGAAATAGACCTGCTAAAAGCGCATATACTCTACTTAGTAGAAAAAGGCTTTGAAGTAGAAACTGCCAATAATGGGCAGGACGCACTGGCTATGGTAGAAGAGCAACATTTCGACCTGATTTTTCTGGACGAGAATATGCCGGGTTTAAGTGGCTTAGAAGTGCTGAGCAAACTAAAAAACCTGATACCCGAGGTCCCTGTGGTAATGATTACCAAAAGTGAGGAGGAAAACATTATGGATCAGGCTATCGGCAGTAAGATATCCGATTATCTAATCAAGCCCGTTAATCCCACACAAATATTATTAACCATAAAAAAACATGTGGATCAACACCGTTTGGTAGCTGAAAAAACAACCAGCAGCTATCAAACCGAGTTTGGCAAAATAGGACTTAAAATAAACGATTCGTATAGTTTTGCCGATTGGGCCGAGGTGTACAAGCAGTTGGTATATTGGGAAATAGAACTCGAGGACACCAAGGGCGAAATGGACGAAGTGCTGAAAATGCAAAAAACTGAAGCCAACCATGCCTTTGTGAAATTTGTAAAACGCAATTATATCGATTGGCTCAACCATGCCGATGAGCATACCCCCCTGATGTCGCACCAACTGATGAAGGACGTTACCTTGCCTTTATTGGAAGATGGCGAAAAAGTGGTGATGCTGGTGATCGACAATTTCAGATTCGACCAATGGCTCATGATAAAGCAAGAGGTGCTTAAATCATATAGGCTCGAAAAAGAAGAGATTTACAGCAGCATATTGCCCACTGCCACGCAATACGCGCGCAATAGCTTGTTTTCGGGTTTAATGCCGGCACAGATAAAAGAAATGTACCCCGAATACTGGCTCGACGAAACCAGCGAGGGTAGTAAAAATCAATTTGAGGGTGAGTTAATTGGCACTTTTTTCAAACGCTTCCGCCAAAAAATAAACTACTCGTACCAAAAGGTAAGTAACATGGAAAGCGGCAAGCAGCTTATTGACAGTTACTCCAATATTTTAAACGATGACTTGTCGGTAGTGGTATTTAATTTTGTGGATATGCTGTCGCATGCCCGCACCGAAAGTAAAATGATAAAGGAACTTGCCTACGATGAGTCGGCTTACCGCTCCCTAAGCAAATCGTGGTTTATGCACTCCGTATTGAAAGAACTATTGGATCGCCTGGAAAACGAAAAAGTTAAAGTAATCATCACCACCGACCACGGCACCATTCGGGTAAAAAACCCGGTAAAAGTAATTGGCGACAAAGAAACTTCCACCAACTTACGATACAAACAGGGTAGAAACCTGAACTATAAATCGAAGGAAGTTTTTGAAATCACCAAACCCGAGGAAATACTATTACCCAAGGTAAATGTATCCACGAGCTATATATTTGCCACT
- the porW gene encoding type IX secretion system periplasmic lipoprotein PorW/SprE has protein sequence MKFNTTYTLIFLVFIWGCSTNKNTNLSRAYHNLAAHYNVYFNGNQSFKEGVEAIEEANQDDYTQLLAVFPESKPGSQSVASSQMDRAIEKGAKLIKKHSIRKKPEKKRDDQSLKYKKFLSQNEYNKWVDNAYLLIGKAHYYKHEYYLAQQSFAYMFREFQTGPEWYEAEIWNARCAIELGDFAEAKILLENYDIEGKAPSKLFGLFAATYADFYIRQGMYAEAIPFLKEAIEGAKSKYYYRRYNFILAQLYQKRKQYAHASRSYLAVIKSNPPYEMAFNAKVNRAGVLFEEGGLDAVKKEIKKLLRDKRNLEYEDQIYYALALAYKAENEEDLAMENLLRSIEKSTDNKHQKGMSFYQLSEIYYERPQYKPAYYYLDTAMVNLNENFRGLDTIKTRHENLARLVKNINMVEREDSLIAIMAMPEAQRYAFIDGLIEKEKERLEALKKAEQEDAGGNLFYDPLFSQSQSTPSQGGKWYFYNQASVGMGKLEFEKRWGRRNLEDNWRRSNKEIIVEQPDFANMGDPFPDQDPFGQDSIPGNELLTAQLPRTQGKDPLKRESYLKDLPSTPKLMLEAQQRIQEGLLNQGLIYKEEINNLPYAIDAFEQLVSRFPDGPYLEDALMNLYLGYELQNDVAAMNRVKSKLMDKFPDGEFTAYLNDPQYAQKREARNKKIETLYQESYSAYLFNDFATPIANLQQALQVHKESSLIPKFKFLAGLSRAKTGDALQFEMELKDITQNYPNSEITPLAAEMLKLYAEGRTPVKGPVSSNLIAQRTQEFTQEQRKLRGAQLADTTASSYMVDNKAQHALIVLLNTGVDLNRLRFNIADYNFSKFLLNDYEMDQTQLPDETIVLRVSGFNNRLEALDYFYSLRERNDIFKVDNLEYQQMYVINGHNMEYLLSSGDKERYDSFFIENYLSAEAFKNLEEERRREQSEALKAQNKTLEAEVPALTKALNESATKQETQETQELPQEIAPSKTEESSATIEKAKLETAISESPIAESPITETVITETPVIEKPTSIFTMQEGRHDAMILFKKGHIDTKRIGTIFTNYTKSNYGAKYEVEHNTLREDYYYIKAKGFSNANEADAFLKKVKLNSFLMREIARTKNYLLPITNDNFLRLSDEESFGQYQEFYKSNY, from the coding sequence ATGAAATTTAACACCACATATACCCTGATTTTTCTCGTTTTTATTTGGGGCTGCTCCACCAATAAAAACACCAACCTGAGCCGTGCTTACCATAACCTAGCGGCACATTACAACGTTTATTTTAATGGCAATCAAAGCTTTAAGGAAGGTGTGGAAGCCATTGAAGAAGCCAATCAGGACGACTATACGCAGTTATTGGCCGTTTTTCCCGAATCAAAGCCGGGCAGCCAATCGGTAGCCTCCAGTCAAATGGACAGAGCCATAGAAAAAGGAGCCAAGTTGATAAAAAAACACTCCATACGTAAAAAGCCCGAAAAAAAGCGCGATGATCAATCACTTAAATACAAAAAGTTTTTAAGCCAAAACGAATACAATAAGTGGGTTGACAATGCTTATCTTTTAATTGGCAAAGCGCATTATTACAAACACGAATATTATTTGGCTCAGCAAAGCTTTGCCTACATGTTCAGGGAATTTCAAACAGGACCCGAATGGTACGAAGCAGAGATATGGAACGCCCGGTGCGCCATTGAGCTGGGCGATTTTGCAGAAGCAAAAATACTGCTCGAGAATTACGACATCGAAGGTAAAGCACCCTCAAAACTGTTTGGCTTATTTGCGGCTACCTATGCCGATTTCTATATTCGCCAGGGCATGTATGCCGAGGCCATTCCCTTTTTAAAGGAAGCCATAGAAGGAGCCAAGTCAAAGTATTATTACCGCAGATACAATTTCATTCTGGCGCAGTTGTATCAAAAACGAAAGCAGTATGCCCATGCAAGCCGAAGCTACCTTGCGGTAATAAAATCCAATCCACCCTACGAAATGGCGTTTAATGCAAAGGTAAACCGTGCCGGCGTACTTTTTGAAGAAGGTGGATTAGATGCCGTAAAAAAAGAAATAAAAAAATTGCTGCGCGACAAGCGGAATTTGGAATACGAGGATCAGATTTATTATGCGCTGGCTCTAGCCTACAAAGCCGAGAATGAGGAGGATTTGGCTATGGAAAACCTATTGCGTTCCATTGAAAAAAGCACCGATAACAAGCATCAAAAAGGCATGTCGTTTTATCAGCTTTCTGAAATATATTATGAACGTCCACAATACAAACCGGCCTATTATTATTTAGATACCGCGATGGTGAATCTGAATGAGAATTTTAGGGGGCTGGACACAATTAAAACGCGTCATGAAAATTTAGCCCGTTTGGTAAAAAATATAAATATGGTGGAACGCGAAGATAGCCTGATAGCCATAATGGCCATGCCCGAAGCACAGCGTTATGCCTTTATAGATGGATTGATAGAGAAAGAAAAGGAACGGTTAGAAGCGCTTAAAAAAGCCGAACAAGAAGACGCAGGGGGCAATTTGTTTTATGACCCCCTCTTTAGCCAATCCCAATCCACTCCTTCGCAGGGAGGTAAATGGTACTTTTACAACCAAGCCTCAGTGGGCATGGGCAAGTTGGAGTTTGAAAAGCGCTGGGGGCGTCGGAATCTGGAGGACAATTGGCGTCGATCAAACAAAGAGATCATCGTAGAACAACCCGACTTTGCAAATATGGGGGATCCATTTCCCGACCAGGATCCTTTTGGCCAAGACAGCATACCCGGCAATGAGCTCCTTACAGCCCAATTACCCCGAACCCAGGGTAAAGACCCCCTAAAAAGAGAATCGTATTTAAAAGACTTGCCATCTACGCCCAAACTTATGCTTGAGGCACAACAACGCATACAGGAAGGGCTGTTGAATCAAGGCTTGATTTATAAAGAAGAGATAAATAACCTACCCTATGCCATAGATGCGTTTGAGCAATTGGTCAGCAGGTTTCCGGACGGCCCCTACCTGGAAGATGCTTTGATGAACCTTTACCTGGGATACGAATTACAAAATGATGTAGCAGCAATGAATCGCGTAAAGTCTAAGCTTATGGATAAGTTCCCCGATGGTGAATTTACCGCCTATTTGAACGACCCGCAATACGCCCAAAAAAGAGAAGCACGCAACAAAAAAATCGAAACATTGTATCAGGAAAGCTACTCCGCGTACCTTTTCAACGATTTTGCTACCCCTATAGCCAATTTACAGCAAGCCTTGCAGGTACATAAAGAAAGTTCTCTGATACCCAAATTTAAATTTCTGGCAGGACTATCCCGCGCCAAAACAGGGGATGCTTTGCAGTTTGAAATGGAGCTTAAAGACATTACTCAAAATTATCCAAATAGTGAAATAACACCCCTTGCTGCAGAGATGCTAAAACTATATGCCGAAGGCCGCACACCTGTTAAAGGGCCCGTGAGCAGCAACCTTATTGCGCAACGAACGCAGGAGTTCACACAAGAACAACGCAAACTGAGGGGTGCACAACTTGCTGATACAACAGCAAGCTCGTACATGGTAGATAACAAAGCACAGCATGCCCTGATTGTTTTACTGAATACCGGAGTGGATCTGAACAGACTCAGATTTAATATAGCCGATTACAACTTCTCCAAGTTTTTGCTTAACGATTATGAAATGGATCAGACGCAACTGCCCGATGAAACTATCGTTCTCCGCGTGTCGGGTTTTAATAACCGCTTAGAAGCGCTCGATTATTTTTACTCGCTGCGCGAACGTAACGATATTTTTAAAGTAGATAATCTGGAATACCAACAGATGTACGTAATTAACGGACATAACATGGAGTATTTACTTTCATCGGGCGATAAGGAAAGGTACGACAGCTTCTTTATCGAGAACTATCTCTCTGCCGAAGCGTTTAAAAATTTAGAGGAAGAGCGCAGGCGTGAACAAAGCGAGGCACTGAAAGCCCAAAACAAAACCCTTGAAGCAGAAGTACCTGCATTAACTAAAGCGCTTAATGAAAGTGCGACAAAACAGGAAACACAAGAAACACAAGAATTACCGCAAGAGATAGCGCCATCAAAAACGGAAGAAAGCAGCGCTACCATCGAAAAAGCAAAACTTGAAACAGCCATTAGTGAATCGCCAATTGCAGAATCACCAATTACTGAAACCGTAATTACAGAAACACCGGTTATTGAAAAGCCAACTTCTATATTTACCATGCAGGAGGGTAGACACGATGCTATGATTTTGTTTAAAAAAGGACACATCGACACCAAACGAATAGGAACCATATTTACCAATTACACCAAAAGTAATTACGGTGCAAAATATGAGGTGGAGCATAACACCCTGAGAGAGGATTACTATTATATAAAGGCAAAAGGCTTCTCCAATGCCAACGAAGCAGACGCCTTTTTAAAGAAAGTAAAGCTTAACAGCTTTTTAATGCGAGAGATAGCCCGCACAAAAAACTATTTATTGCCCATTACAAACGATAACTTTTTACGATTATCAGATGAAGAATCGTTTGGCCAATATCAGGAATTTTACAAATCGAATTATTAG
- a CDS encoding sigma-54-dependent transcriptional regulator, translating to MKIHVVEDDRVFNKMIKHSLSLNPDCEVSTFFDGSSFFKHLPDNPDVVTLDLGLPDYTGEDILKRIKKYNPEIEVIVISGQDSITAAVKLLKEGAYDYIAKDENIKDRLLNSINNIGNKKKLLTEISELRCQISTKYKFGNAIIGDSPAMQEVFALLQKAAKVPNINVSIYGDTGTGKELVAKTIHYNSIRKSLPFVAVNMGAIPRELIESELFGHEKGAFTGAVIAKKGKFEEAEGGTVFLDEIGEMDINMQVKLLRVLQEREITRVGGNEVIKVNTRIITATNKDLLSEVKKGNFRQDLYYRLLGLPIHLPPLKKRKNDILTLSQFFLNSFCTENNLEQMMFTSKAKKRLLEYTFPGNVRELKAIVELSAVMAGGPYIDEGDMLFNAGNNELDILGEEMTLKEYNERIIHHYLRHNNNNVLKVADKLDIGKSTIYNLIKREKCQ from the coding sequence ATGAAAATTCATGTTGTAGAAGACGACCGGGTTTTTAATAAAATGATTAAACATTCCCTTTCTCTTAATCCGGATTGTGAGGTGAGTACTTTTTTTGATGGATCATCCTTTTTTAAGCACCTGCCCGATAATCCGGATGTGGTAACGCTGGACCTTGGACTACCCGACTATACGGGCGAGGATATTCTGAAACGGATAAAAAAATACAATCCTGAAATTGAAGTAATCGTAATTTCAGGTCAGGATAGTATTACTGCGGCCGTTAAGCTTTTAAAAGAGGGCGCTTACGATTATATTGCCAAAGACGAAAACATAAAGGATAGACTTTTAAATAGCATTAATAATATTGGCAATAAAAAGAAACTATTGACTGAAATTTCAGAGCTAAGATGTCAGATATCGACTAAGTATAAATTTGGGAATGCTATTATAGGCGACAGCCCGGCCATGCAGGAGGTATTTGCCTTGTTACAAAAAGCAGCTAAGGTACCCAATATAAATGTATCTATTTATGGCGATACCGGAACGGGCAAGGAGTTGGTTGCTAAAACCATCCATTATAATTCTATCCGTAAGTCCTTGCCTTTTGTTGCTGTTAATATGGGTGCCATACCCCGCGAGTTAATTGAAAGTGAGCTTTTTGGTCACGAAAAAGGGGCTTTTACCGGAGCTGTCATCGCCAAAAAAGGAAAATTTGAAGAGGCCGAAGGCGGTACCGTATTTTTAGACGAGATAGGGGAGATGGATATAAATATGCAAGTTAAGTTGCTGCGCGTATTACAAGAGAGGGAAATAACCCGAGTGGGCGGAAACGAAGTAATAAAGGTGAACACACGGATTATTACTGCCACCAACAAAGATTTGCTAAGTGAAGTGAAAAAAGGTAATTTTAGGCAAGACCTGTATTATCGTTTACTTGGACTGCCGATACACTTACCGCCTTTAAAAAAACGGAAAAATGACATTCTTACCTTGAGTCAGTTTTTTTTGAACAGCTTTTGCACTGAAAATAATCTGGAGCAAATGATGTTTACTTCAAAAGCTAAAAAAAGGCTGCTTGAATATACCTTTCCGGGCAATGTGCGTGAATTAAAAGCTATAGTAGAGTTAAGTGCCGTTATGGCTGGTGGCCCTTATATTGACGAGGGCGACATGCTTTTTAATGCCGGAAATAACGAGTTGGATATTTTGGGAGAAGAAATGACCTTAAAAGAATACAACGAACGAATTATACATCATTACCTGCGTCATAACAATAATAATGTACTTAAAGTGGCTGATAAGCTGGACATTGGTAAATCGACAATTTACAATTTAATAAAACGTGAAAAGTGTCAATAG